The following nucleotide sequence is from Malania oleifera isolate guangnan ecotype guangnan chromosome 4, ASM2987363v1, whole genome shotgun sequence.
GAAATATTgtttagatttatttattttttgtgataATGGGTCGCTGAATTTTGTGAGCTAGTACTAGAGAAAATGCTCAATGTTTACAAATCTACCATAAATTCAAGCTTCTCAATAAATTTCGCATTATAGAACGAACACCCCAGACACGTTAATAAGAATCGTCATTACATTGTATCATTTGATTATTTAGCACGATCCATTCGTCCCACTAATAAACATATATGGATAATTTGTATTGTTAGTTTGAAGTGTGTACCTcaagaaatgtggaaatgaaggGAATAATTCTCCATTTTGTAAATTACTTGGGCCATTcattacaacaataaaaaaaattattttttattttttttaatgttactgaatgttttttcatttcatttcatttcttctttATAGTATGTATActaacctcccttgaggtttgaaaaaaaaaaacttaaccgTTAGAATTGGAATTATAATTCCCACCAATACGAAATTCTCGTCAATGATATTCCTATGGACTCAACATCAGGTCGTGGCAAGGTCTCCATTACAGGGCGGCACTAACAGCGAgtaggaaaagtaagaaacatGGGTCTTCCCGTAAAATTTAAGAATAGctctttatatatattattgaccAAACACATTTTATACTTTCTTCTACAAGCGTTTAAAATTGTGtattataatcattttattttttaaaataaatattttataaaactttacatttgaatttaaatgaatttgaacaaattataatataattttatattatttcttattcaaatttaataaaaaatcacTCCAAACAGAAAAgtataatttaaattcttcaatttctttgatGCAGTTGAGGTAAACAACATTTTCTCCTGCCTTTAGACGAGTTGCTTTCAACAATCCAAcactttaaaaaacaaaaaatacataCTATGATAAAAATTACAGCAACATCCCCATACTTAATAGAGAAATATATTTTaatctaaaaattgaaaattcttCCACACAGAAATCATGATGTTGAAGATTAAAGTACAAAAAAAGGGGTATGCAAATGGAATTACCAAATTCAACAGAATCAAATTTATCCATCCCTATAATCTAAAGGGGCAGTAGTGACAAGGACAAAACGCGTAATGGGAAATAGAAATTCAAAAGCTCACACCCATTGCCAATGCATATCCCACTGTACAAAGAGAACAGCGTCAGATGTGagtcaaaagaaaatgaaatggaaCCTCAATGAAAAAAGGGGTgaaaaaaaaacactcaaagttTTAGGGAGAGATCAGGTGAAGTTGAATCTGTCCTTGGCGGGGGAACCATTGCTAAAAAGTTAACATTTGAACTTGGAGTCGGTTCCAAACTCAGATTACCCCTGCCTTCCCCACTTACCTGCCGAAAACTACCAGGCCAAAACAGCTCTGCTTCATCTTCGGCAAACACTGGCAATCCAAAATGGCCGTGTTCAAACCTAGCAGCAGGAGGCAGCCTATCTTGGTGCACAATTTGTGGGTGCACTGAGGCATGAGTTTGGATCCCAAGGGACCTGAATGCAGCAGACCCGTGAAGGGGGAGGGATGCCAAGCTGGTATACCTATCGGAAAACATTCCCATGCGCATGGCACGCTTCGCCAGTGTTCTCTCCCTCTTATGTGCATTCTGGTGGCCTCCCAGTGCCTGTGAGCTGTGGAACTTGCGCCGACAGTAGTTGCAGGAGAAAACACGAGGAACAGTTGCTGCTGCAGAATTCGCAGCTGCTTCGCTGCTGGTCTCCCCACTGCCCTTCACTTGAGCATCAGTGGGGTTGAAGTTGAGTGTTAGGTCAAGAGAAACAGGGGCTAGATCCGCTTGAAGGTTTAATAGGTTTGTGAGGCAGGAAGAAGCTGCGTTGCTGTCCTGTGGCGGATCGAGTGATGGTGATGCTTCCTGGATGGATATGTTGGAAGCTACTTGGCTGCTCACATCTGACTCATTTTCAGATTCTGGGGTGGAGTTTGGTGGTCTCATGTTTGGAAAGGTCAACAATGGAAATGATTGATCCAGTTGTTGACACTGGTTATCTAGCTCTTTGCCTGCATGAATAACAGAACAAATTATTGAACAGTCTTATAAGGGAGAGTTTCTATTTGAAGTGTGTATGGGCATGCATGAGAGAGAAGTATCTAGAAGCTTCTATGAGAAGATTAAACAATTATAAACACCCATGtttataaaagaaagaaaatattaagGTTCAACATGCAACAGGGTGGGAATCATGATTCATGTCAAAAGTATATGTCCATTCCAGTTTGGCAAATGTTCGAGAAGAAGCAAAATATCAAGGTACATCATGCAACAGGGTGGGAATCATGATGCATTTCAAACAAGGGATATGTCCATTTCAGTTTGCCACATGTTACAAAAAATATGTGCAAAGTCGTCCATTTTCTCATAATCTAATCACAACGCACCTCTGCTCTATTGCACATTTTTGCCTAGTGTAAAAGGAATCCATTTTCTCATAATAATGATCAAATGAA
It contains:
- the LOC131154348 gene encoding zinc finger protein 4-like translates to MRPPNSTPESENESDVSSQVASNISIQEASPSLDPPQDSNAASSCLTNLLNLQADLAPVSLDLTLNFNPTDAQVKGSGETSSEAAANSAAATVPRVFSCNYCRRKFHSSQALGGHQNAHKRERTLAKRAMRMGMFSDRYTSLASLPLHGSAAFRSLGIQTHASVHPQIVHQDRLPPAARFEHGHFGLPVFAEDEAELFWPGSFRQVSGEGRGNLSLEPTPSSNVNFLAMVPPPRTDSTSPDLSLKL